One Chitinispirillales bacterium genomic window carries:
- the alr gene encoding alanine racemase, which yields MNSEFPYMEVDLDRVKDNLFKICKKTCKKTEQVIAVVKDNSYGLGAAAVAKVLQNTGVVWFAVAAVDEALFLRENGITGDILVLGITDENCFKAASQHNITLSIIDRTQLSVIEKNYRDCNFKWHLNIDTGMHRDGIMYDWILNGNTEFVEKLVKLKSVINGVYTHFHSSDSKKQKSVVLQQNNFKKAISALQNAGFNFDIIHASNSGACAYSNVGENEYIRPGTLLYGCRPDPNRDTGIDVYEAVKICSRISSVRYVKKGQGVSYGNIWKAPENTKIATIQIGYADGFPRVISKTAFVIIKGKKYPVVGRITMDYIMANIGSETEINVGDEVVIAGKSDNLQISVDELAQNARTIGYELMCKFGGLMNHKYILNGQVISFHKRELF from the coding sequence ATGAATTCAGAATTTCCATACATGGAAGTCGATTTAGACCGGGTCAAAGACAATTTATTTAAGATATGTAAAAAAACATGCAAAAAAACCGAACAGGTAATCGCAGTTGTCAAAGATAATTCCTATGGATTGGGTGCGGCGGCGGTCGCAAAAGTTTTGCAGAATACGGGAGTAGTTTGGTTTGCCGTCGCTGCGGTTGACGAGGCGCTTTTTTTGAGAGAAAACGGTATCACTGGCGATATTTTGGTTTTGGGAATTACCGATGAAAATTGTTTTAAAGCCGCATCACAGCATAATATTACGCTTTCTATTATCGACCGAACGCAGTTATCTGTTATAGAAAAAAATTACAGAGATTGTAATTTCAAATGGCATTTAAATATTGATACGGGAATGCATCGTGACGGAATTATGTACGATTGGATTTTGAACGGTAACACAGAATTTGTCGAAAAATTAGTGAAACTTAAATCTGTAATAAACGGAGTTTACACACACTTTCATTCTTCCGACAGCAAAAAGCAAAAAAGTGTCGTTTTGCAACAAAATAATTTCAAAAAAGCGATTTCCGCTTTGCAAAACGCAGGATTTAATTTTGATATAATTCATGCTTCAAATAGCGGTGCGTGCGCTTATTCAAATGTCGGCGAAAACGAATATATACGTCCGGGAACTCTGCTTTATGGATGCCGTCCGGATCCAAACAGAGATACAGGAATTGATGTTTACGAAGCGGTTAAAATTTGCTCGCGCATAAGTAGTGTTCGATACGTAAAAAAGGGACAAGGCGTAAGTTACGGAAATATTTGGAAAGCGCCGGAAAATACGAAAATCGCAACGATCCAGATAGGCTATGCCGACGGATTCCCAAGAGTGATAAGCAAAACCGCATTCGTGATTATCAAAGGCAAAAAATACCCTGTCGTAGGCCGAATAACTATGGATTACATTATGGCAAATATCGGCAGTGAAACGGAAATAAACGTCGGCGACGAAGTCGTTATCGCCGGAAAAAGCGACAATCTACAGATTAGTGTTGACGAATTGGCGCAAAATGCGCGGACAATCGGATACGAAT